A genomic stretch from Petrimonas mucosa includes:
- the rfbC gene encoding dTDP-4-dehydrorhamnose 3,5-epimerase, protein MVKVTSTSIEGVVILEPEVFSDERGYFFESFSQREFEEKVCKTQFVQDNESRSVYGVLRGLHFQWPPHAQAKLVRVVKGRVLDIALDIRKGSPTFGRHVATELSDENRRQLFIPRGFAHGFAVLSDEVIFQYKCDNYYVREAEGGILWNDPALGIDWQLPETDVVLSEKDKNNALLNELNLY, encoded by the coding sequence TCGAGGGTGTTGTTATTCTCGAGCCGGAGGTATTTAGCGATGAGCGGGGCTATTTTTTCGAATCGTTCTCGCAACGGGAGTTTGAAGAGAAGGTCTGCAAAACCCAATTTGTACAGGACAACGAATCGCGTTCCGTCTACGGCGTCCTCCGCGGTCTCCATTTCCAATGGCCACCCCATGCCCAGGCAAAACTGGTACGTGTGGTGAAGGGAAGGGTGCTCGACATTGCCCTCGATATCCGTAAGGGGTCACCCACATTTGGCCGGCACGTCGCCACTGAACTGTCGGATGAAAACAGGCGGCAGCTCTTTATCCCGAGGGGATTCGCCCACGGATTCGCGGTGTTGAGCGACGAGGTCATCTTTCAGTACAAGTGCGACAACTACTACGTTCGGGAGGCCGAAGGGGGCATCCTCTGGAACGACCCCGCCTTGGGGATCGACTGGCAACTGCCCGAAACGGATGTGGTACTGTCGGAAAAGGACAAGAATAATGCGCTACTTAACGAATTAAACCTATACTGA
- a CDS encoding UpxY family transcription antiterminator gives MRGKRWLAAYVKMHHEKRVRDKLTALGIENFLPVQNEVRQWSDRKKRVERVLIPMMIFVHVDSVEQRTVLTHPSVLRYLVLRGDHAPTEIPEEQMNRFRFILNYSNQPVSFNPETLQPGKKVKVVRGPLAGLEGELVTIDGKSSVVVRISQLGCATVEVSISMLET, from the coding sequence ATGAGAGGTAAGCGATGGTTGGCGGCCTACGTGAAGATGCACCACGAGAAGCGGGTACGGGATAAGTTGACCGCATTGGGGATCGAGAACTTCCTCCCGGTACAGAACGAGGTTCGTCAGTGGAGCGACCGCAAGAAGCGGGTGGAGCGGGTACTGATCCCCATGATGATCTTCGTGCACGTGGATAGCGTTGAACAACGTACCGTCCTCACCCACCCCTCCGTGCTCCGCTACCTGGTGTTGCGGGGCGACCATGCCCCTACTGAAATCCCCGAAGAACAGATGAACCGGTTCCGGTTTATACTCAATTATTCCAACCAGCCGGTATCGTTCAACCCGGAAACGTTACAACCGGGCAAGAAGGTGAAGGTAGTGAGGGGACCGCTGGCCGGACTGGAAGGAGAACTGGTTACCATCGACGGCAAATCTTCGGTGGTTGTCCGCATCAGTCAACTGGGTTGCGCAACTGTAGAAGTCAGCATCTCGATGCTGGAGACCTGA
- the rfbB gene encoding dTDP-glucose 4,6-dehydratase, with protein sequence MESQIKKNILITGGAGFIGSHVVRLMVNRYPHYRIVNLDKLTYAGNLANLRDIEKSPNYLFVREDICDFEAMQRVFETYAIDSVIHLAAESHVDRSITDPFSFARTNVMGTLNLLEAARRTWKPGEEHLFYHISTDEVYGSLPFGDILFTEETRYDPHSPYSASKAASDHFVRAYHDTYGLPIVISNCSNNYGPYQFPEKLIPLFINNIRHNKPLPVYGKGENVRDWLYVEDHARAIDLIFHKGKRGDTYNIGGFNEWKNIDLIKVLIRTVDRLLGRKEGESEKLITYVTDRAGHDLRYAIDSTKLKNELGWEPSLQFEEGIEKTVRWYLDNQEWLDEVTSGDYQHYYRKMYGE encoded by the coding sequence ATGGAGAGTCAAATCAAGAAAAATATCCTGATCACCGGCGGCGCCGGATTTATCGGGTCTCACGTAGTGAGGCTGATGGTGAACCGCTATCCCCACTACCGGATCGTGAATCTCGACAAGCTCACCTATGCCGGCAACCTGGCCAACCTGCGGGATATCGAGAAGAGTCCCAACTACCTGTTTGTCAGGGAAGATATCTGCGATTTCGAAGCGATGCAGCGGGTATTCGAGACGTATGCGATCGACAGCGTCATCCACCTGGCGGCAGAGAGCCATGTGGACCGATCCATCACCGATCCCTTCTCGTTTGCCCGGACAAACGTGATGGGGACGCTCAACCTGCTGGAGGCTGCCCGCCGCACGTGGAAACCGGGCGAGGAGCACCTCTTCTACCATATCTCCACCGACGAGGTGTACGGATCTCTCCCATTCGGCGACATCCTCTTCACCGAGGAGACCCGGTACGACCCGCACTCGCCCTACTCCGCATCCAAGGCGGCTTCCGACCATTTCGTGCGGGCCTATCACGACACCTACGGATTGCCCATCGTTATCTCCAACTGTTCCAACAACTACGGGCCCTATCAGTTTCCCGAGAAGCTGATTCCACTGTTCATCAACAATATCCGCCACAACAAGCCGCTCCCGGTCTACGGAAAGGGCGAGAACGTGCGCGACTGGCTCTACGTGGAGGACCATGCCCGCGCCATCGACCTGATCTTCCATAAGGGAAAGAGGGGCGACACCTACAATATCGGCGGATTCAACGAGTGGAAAAATATCGACCTGATCAAGGTGCTGATCCGGACGGTGGACCGGCTGTTGGGGCGCAAGGAGGGCGAATCGGAGAAGCTGATCACCTACGTTACCGACCGGGCAGGGCACGACCTGCGATACGCCATCGACTCCACCAAGCTGAAGAATGAGCTTGGCTGGGAGCCGTCGCTCCAGTTCGAGGAGGGGATCGAGAAGACAGTGCGGTGGTACCTCGACAATCAGGAGTGGCTCGACGAGGTGACCAGCGGAGATTATCAACACTATTACCGAAAAATGTACGGAGAGTAG